A DNA window from Ipomoea triloba cultivar NCNSP0323 chromosome 10, ASM357664v1 contains the following coding sequences:
- the LOC116032067 gene encoding nuclear pore complex protein NUP98A, whose translation MFGSTNPFGQSSSSPFGSQSVFGQTNNNPFAPKPFGGTTPFGSQTGTSIFGGTSTGVFGATQSSSPLGSTPVFGASSPAFGSTAPTFGASSTPAFGSSSSSFGSTSIFGQKPAFGAFGSSTPQSSPFGGSFQQSQPAFGSNVFGSSTPFGAQSQPAFGTPSTPTFGSSSTPAFGATSTPAFGVSSTPAFGTTASPTFGSTGSPFGVSSSPVFGSTTPAFGASTTPAFGATSTPAFGATTTPAFGSTTSQAFGTSSTPFNFGSAPAFGQSTSAFGSTPFNTTPSPFGTQSSAFGASTSTPGFGTSSFSGQPRGSRVAPYQPTPEADSGTQTAGKLESISAMPVYKDKSHEELRFEDYQAGDKGGPAPAAQSTGGINFATSAFGTSSTSPFGQSAANPFSSTTSSSPFAPKPAFGSPGFGVSSTPAFSSSAFGASTTSNLFGSTSLTTPSLFGSSASTFAANTTPSLFGQSSSSAFGPSTSIFGSTSAQTTNPTFGSSLSFNTQSSPLFQSTTPSFGQTGSAFGQTGAAFGQTTSSFGQSTSAFGQPSLFNTPSTGFGGNLFPSTPPLQTTSNQLGFGQTAPSLSTPFQPTQPSLNTAFGFGNFGQTQGAAANSFGTPNAFGQSNFLQPSATQNSLVLQPAPLSNPFGTLPAMPQMSIGRTGNSPSIQYGISSLPVVDKPAPVRISSLLTSRHLSQRRVRLPARKYYPKPEGQKVPFFTDDEETTSTPKADAFFVPRENPRALIIRPLEQWPSKASMEKPSPTKYPSSVAEENGKVLEDTSAPLANGVCKGDKENGFTENGSNKETIPLKLNQKTTVVQDGNSGQKGGSSITLTGHRAGEAAIVYEHGADIEALMPKLRQSDYYTEPRIQELAAKERAEPGFCRRVKDFIVGRHGFGSIKFIGETDVRRLDLESIVQFNNREVAVYMDESKKPPVGQGLNKPAEVTLLNIKCLDKKTGRHFTDGPIVERYKKMLISKAEDQGAEFLSFDAIKGEWRFRVKHFSKYWVRDEDEESCISVCLSDAEDLELISNPDKECCTIVNLSESENLELILEPSIS comes from the exons GTACTTCCATATTTGGGCAAAAACCTGCTTTTGGTGCATTTGGATCAAGCACTCCCCAATCAAGTCCTTTTGGAGGCTCCTTTCAGCAATCTCAACCTGCATTTGGGAGCAATGTATTTGGTTCATCCACTCCATTTGGAGCACAAAGTCAACCTGCATTTGGTACTCCTAGCACCCCTACATTTGGTTCGTCAAGTACCCCTGCTTTTGGTGCAACGAGTACGCCGGCATTTGGAGTTTCAAGTACACCGGCCTTTGGTACAACGGCAAGCCCAACTTTTGGTAGCACGGGCAGTCCATTTGGTGTTTCAAGTTCCCCTGTCTTTGGTTCAACCACACCAGCGTTTGGTGCTTCTACCACACCTGCCTTTGGTGCTACAAGCACCCCTGCGTTTGGTGCTACCACCACTCCTGCATTTGGCTCTACAACATCTCAGGCTTTTGGTACTTCAAGTACTCCCTTTAATTTTGGATCTGCTCCTGCTTTTGGCCAATCAACATCGGCATTTGGCAGCACTCCTTTCAACACAACACCATCACCCTTTGGCACTCAAAGTTCTGCATTTG GTGCCTCAACTTCTACTCCAGGTTTTGGAACCTCTTCTTTTTCAGGTCAACCCCGGGGATCTAGAGTGGCTCCTTACCAACCGACACCTGAGGCAGATAGTGGTACACAGACTGCTGGGAAACTAGAGTCAATTTCAGCAATGCCAGTGTATAAAGACAAAAGTCATGAGGAACTTAGATTTGAGGATTATCAGGCAGGAGACAAAG GAGGGCCAGCTCCAGCAGCTCAGTCAACTGGTGGGATCAACTTTGCTACTTCTGCATTTGGGACCTCATCAACTTCCCCATTTGGTCAGTCAGCTGCCAATCCATTTTCATCCACTACATCTTCTAGTCCATTTGCCCCAAAACCTGCATTTGGGAGTCCAGGGTTTGGAGTCTCAAGTACTCCGGCATTTAGTTCTTCAGCCTTCGGAGCTTCAACTACGTCGAATCTGTTTGGGTCAACGTCATTGACAACTCCTTCTTTATTTGGTTCAAGTGCTTCAACATTTGCAGCAAACACCACTCCTTCTCTTTTTGGACAATCGAGCTCATCTGCTTTTGGACCTTCAACATCAATTTTTGGTTCAACATCAGCTCAAACAACAAACCCAACATTTGGTTCTagcttaagtttcaacactcaaTCATCACCGTTATTCCAGTCAACTACACCTTCGTTTGGGCAGACTGGATCAGCGTTTGGACAGACAGGTGCAGCATTTGGTCAGACTACCTCATCCTTTGGGCAGAGTACATCAGCTTTTGGTCAACCAAGTCTATTTAATACACCATCAACTGGTTTTGGTGGGAACTTATTTCCAAGCACTCCACCACTGCAAACTACAAGCAATCAACTGGGATTTGGTCAAACAGCA CCCTCTCTTTCAACACCTTTCCAACCCACTCAGCCCTCCCTGAATACAGCTTTTGGCTTTGGTAACTTTGGTCAGACACAAGGAG CTGCTGCAAATAGTTTTGGGACACCAAATGCATTTGGCCAGAGCAATTTTCTTCAGCC GTCAGCCACCCAAAACTCATTGGTTTTACAACCAGCTCCTCTGAGTAATCCTTTTGGAACTTTGCCTGCAATGCCTCAGATGTCAATTGGTCGCACAGGCAATTCTCCTTCTATACAGTATGGGATTTCTAGCCTGCCT GTTGTAGACAAACCTGCTCCAGTCAGGATCTCATCATTATTGACTTCTCGCCACCTTTCTCAAAGACGGGTTAGGTTGCCTGCAAGGAAATATTATCCCAAACCTGAAGGGCAAAAG GTGCCGTTCTTTACTGATGACGAAGAAACAACTAGCACACCAAAAGCAGATGCTTTCTTTGTTCCCAGGGAGAATCCAAGAGCTCTGATAATTCGTCCATTGGAGCAGTGGCCTTCTAAAGCAAGTATGGAGAAACCATCCCCAACAAAGTACCCAAGTTCTGTAGCTGAAGAGAATG GCAAAGTCCTTGAAGACACATCTGCTCCTCTTGCTAATGGGGTCTGCAAGGGAGATAAAGAAA ATGGTTTTACTGAGAACGGCAGCAATAAAGAAACCATACCTCTTAAACTGAACCAGAAAACTACTGTTGTCCAAGATGGCAATTCAGGGCAAAAAGGAGGCTCTTCCATTACTCTTACTGGCCACCGAGCTGGTGAAGCAGCAATTGTATATGAACATGGGGCTGACATTGAGGCACTGATGCCAAAGCTAAGGCAGTCAGATTATTACACTGAGCCTCGGATCCAAGAGTTGGCAGCAAAGGAAAGGGCTGAACCTGGGTTTTGCCGTCGTGTGAAAGATTTCATTGTGGGAAGGCATGGCTTTGGTAGCATAAAATTCATTGGGGAAACAGATGTGCGAAGGCTTGATCTGGAGTCCATTGTTCAATTCAACAATCGGGAGGTAGCAGTGTACATGGATGAGAGCAAAAAACCACCTGTTGGACAAGGTCTCAACAAACCTGCTGAGGTTACACTCCTCAACATAAAATGTCTTGACAAGAAGACTGGGCGCCACTTCACTGATGGGCCAATAGTTGAGAGGTATAAAAAGATGCTTATAAGTAAGGCAGAGGATCAAGGTGCTGAATTTTTGTCCTTTGATGCAATCAAAGGAGAATGGAGGTTTAGGGTCAAACATTTCAGCAAATACTGGGTTCGAGATGAAGATGAGGAGAGTTGCATTAGTGTCTGTCTCAGTGATGCAGAGGACCTAGAGTTAATCTCAAACCCAGACAAGGAGTGTTGCACTATTGTTAATCTCAGTGAATCAGAGAATCTGGAGTTAATTTTGGAACCATCTATCTCATAG